The following are from one region of the Rosettibacter firmus genome:
- the cmr4 gene encoding type III-B CRISPR module RAMP protein Cmr4: MYSQKAILLIRNITPMHVGSGNELGIVDLPIQREGHTDFPKIEASSLKGSLREAFENKLGEDNLDIHLVFGYDEDADANQKIKTILNNTEYAGAVSFSDARILLFPVKTPKGVFAWITCPYALKRFDEDLKIAGLKKLNLPKELNNIQNNPETCIVASNNLLINHKMILEEYSFTASVDTNFAQNLYNYLKIDDLNNKLVIVSDEIFTSFVKLSTEIITRTKINNSTGTVKEGALFNEEYLPAESVLYLLVFTAPIFNTVKSNFTDDLSVMKFIKDNLPAYIQIGGNATLGKGIVKANFMEV; the protein is encoded by the coding sequence ATGTATAGTCAAAAAGCAATTTTACTTATAAGAAACATTACACCTATGCACGTAGGCAGTGGAAATGAATTAGGCATTGTCGATTTGCCGATACAGAGAGAAGGACACACTGATTTCCCCAAAATTGAAGCTTCGTCTTTGAAAGGTAGTTTGAGAGAAGCATTTGAAAATAAGTTAGGCGAAGATAATCTGGATATTCACTTGGTTTTTGGCTATGATGAAGATGCAGACGCTAATCAAAAAATTAAAACCATTCTTAATAATACAGAATATGCTGGTGCAGTTTCTTTTTCTGATGCACGCATTTTGTTATTTCCTGTCAAAACTCCTAAAGGTGTTTTTGCTTGGATAACTTGTCCTTATGCATTAAAACGCTTTGACGAAGATTTAAAAATTGCAGGACTAAAAAAACTAAATCTACCTAAAGAACTTAATAACATTCAAAATAACCCGGAAACATGTATTGTCGCTTCTAATAATTTATTAATAAATCATAAGATGATTTTAGAAGAATATTCTTTTACTGCAAGTGTAGATACAAATTTTGCTCAAAATTTATACAATTACCTCAAAATAGATGATCTTAATAATAAACTTGTTATTGTTTCTGATGAAATATTTACCAGCTTTGTTAAACTATCAACAGAAATAATAACAAGAACTAAAATAAATAATAGTACAGGTACTGTTAAAGAAGGAGCTCTATTTAACGAAGAATATTTACCCGCAGAATCCGTATTATATCTACTAGTATTTACAGCACCTATTTTTAATACTGTGAAAAGTAATTTTACAGACGATCTAAGTGTGATGAAATTTATTAAAGATAATTTACCTGCCTATATTCAGATTGGGGGAAATGCTACTTTAGGTAAAGGAATTGTAAAAG
- the cmr3 gene encoding type III-B CRISPR module-associated protein Cmr3, with product MKIKIDAIDTLFFKDGKPFAMGEENWANGIFPPAPSVFYGALRTLYFSKHLDLLSKANKDDDPTLNLKIKGIYFFIDDNLFLPAPADLVTDVQKIDDDTLPLYKLSLTDKPAISNYQLDRFLFNSTNLKVEKPQEDVLLGLSYFNSYLSGDFNKLPAVKLSKYITIEPKIGIGRSNITKSAAESMLYRVGMRRLEKNGLKISFVIDFNGLDVESKGLLKLGGEGKAACFKSIVDELSISKPQLTSNIVKLYLLTPSIFKNGSLPDLEKPLFKKYNMKLIAAAVPGFKSIGGFDMESNKPKPMYRAVKEGSVYYFTYEGDAQTLVDDFYLNSISDYNLDKLGFGITLAGNVI from the coding sequence ATGAAAATAAAAATTGATGCCATAGATACTTTGTTCTTTAAAGATGGAAAACCATTTGCAATGGGAGAAGAAAATTGGGCTAATGGAATTTTTCCACCCGCTCCATCTGTGTTTTATGGTGCTTTGAGAACTTTATATTTCTCAAAACATTTGGATTTACTTAGTAAAGCAAATAAAGATGACGATCCAACATTAAACCTGAAAATCAAAGGAATTTATTTTTTTATTGATGACAATTTGTTTCTACCAGCACCCGCTGATTTGGTTACTGATGTTCAAAAAATCGATGATGATACGCTACCACTTTATAAATTGTCATTAACAGATAAACCTGCTATAAGCAATTACCAACTCGATAGATTTTTATTTAATTCAACTAATCTAAAAGTTGAAAAACCTCAGGAAGATGTACTTTTGGGCTTATCTTATTTTAATAGTTATCTATCCGGAGATTTTAATAAGCTGCCAGCTGTTAAGTTAAGTAAATATATAACAATTGAACCTAAGATCGGGATTGGAAGAAGTAACATTACAAAATCTGCTGCAGAATCAATGCTTTATAGAGTTGGAATGAGACGACTTGAAAAAAATGGATTAAAAATTTCCTTTGTTATCGATTTTAATGGACTTGATGTTGAAAGTAAAGGCTTATTAAAATTAGGTGGTGAAGGAAAAGCTGCATGCTTTAAATCGATTGTTGATGAACTGTCTATCTCTAAACCTCAATTAACTTCCAATATTGTGAAACTTTATTTACTCACCCCTTCAATTTTTAAAAATGGTAGCTTACCAGATTTAGAAAAACCTTTATTTAAGAAGTACAATATGAAATTGATTGCTGCAGCAGTTCCCGGCTTTAAATCAATAGGAGGTTTCGATATGGAGAGTAATAAACCCAAGCCTATGTATCGAGCAGTTAAAGAAGGTTCAGTTTATTATTTTACTTATGAAGGCGATGCCCAAACATTAGTGGATGATTTTTACTTAAATTCAATTTCTGATTATAATCTTGATAAATTAGGTTTTGGAATAACATTGGCAGGAAATGTAATATGA
- the cas10 gene encoding type III-B CRISPR-associated protein Cas10/Cmr2, with translation MNSYLFVFTISPVQSFIAQARKTKDLFTGSQLISDLIRNAMNHFNDNEIIFPFKSNKHLPNRFLALINKENDEEVQKLGEIVENSVRNYFKEKANEIFIKYLKLDLISNKIFIKQIESFLEIYWTAINLNSDYYEDYENVEKQLSSIKNYRPFIQLEERGRKCSICGQRNVIIKNDDNKISDQIKGLINPGEGLCAICFTKRFYIDKSYPSTAEIALSDTINKIENNDEGKNILNKFQQCFGSLFDAQLYYEENLNKKYFEKQGFSSLIKSIDEIIKCHRELKKYATSKNLTFPSYYSLVMFDADSMGDIVAGKKLKENYKHELKEFQKTLAKSLNDFINQTKLHESAGSIVYSGGDDFMAFMNLNYLFTELKTLHKNFDNIINSQVNNFLKDKITFSAGIVIAHYKTPLNVVIDECRKLEKDAKNISSEKNAFAISVMKHSGEIIKTIYNWHRDNIFVLDHFNLLSKILNSNEISNSFIKNFQIEFSEAIHKKEKVHDKMILTELERLIKNSKAAKEKKDEIIQKVIDNVFGLYYSSTSLKNFVSALNIIDFIAKYLNGGSNENKN, from the coding sequence ATGAATAGTTATCTTTTTGTTTTTACTATAAGTCCTGTTCAATCTTTTATTGCCCAGGCAAGAAAAACTAAAGATTTATTTACAGGGAGTCAGTTAATTTCAGATTTAATAAGAAACGCAATGAATCATTTTAATGATAATGAAATTATTTTCCCCTTTAAATCAAATAAGCATTTGCCCAATAGATTCTTGGCACTCATCAATAAAGAAAATGATGAAGAAGTTCAAAAACTTGGAGAGATAGTTGAAAATTCAGTTCGAAATTATTTTAAAGAAAAAGCTAATGAAATTTTCATTAAATATCTTAAGCTGGATTTAATAAGTAATAAAATTTTTATAAAGCAAATTGAATCGTTTCTCGAAATTTACTGGACAGCTATTAATTTAAATAGTGATTACTACGAAGATTATGAAAATGTTGAAAAGCAATTATCTTCAATTAAAAATTATAGACCTTTTATTCAGTTGGAAGAACGTGGTAGAAAATGTTCTATATGCGGGCAACGTAATGTAATTATAAAAAATGATGACAATAAAATTTCTGATCAAATAAAAGGTCTTATCAATCCTGGAGAAGGATTATGTGCTATATGTTTTACTAAAAGGTTTTACATTGATAAAAGTTATCCATCAACAGCTGAAATAGCATTAAGTGATACTATTAATAAAATAGAGAATAATGACGAAGGGAAAAATATACTTAATAAATTCCAACAATGTTTTGGTAGTTTATTTGATGCCCAGCTTTATTACGAAGAAAATCTTAATAAAAAGTATTTTGAAAAACAGGGCTTCAGTTCACTTATAAAATCTATTGATGAAATAATTAAATGTCATAGGGAATTAAAAAAATATGCAACATCTAAAAACCTTACTTTCCCATCTTACTATTCACTTGTTATGTTTGATGCAGATTCAATGGGGGATATAGTCGCTGGCAAAAAACTTAAAGAAAATTATAAACACGAACTAAAAGAATTTCAAAAAACTTTAGCTAAATCATTAAATGATTTTATAAATCAAACAAAGTTACATGAATCTGCTGGTAGCATAGTTTATTCTGGTGGCGATGATTTTATGGCTTTTATGAATTTGAATTATTTGTTTACAGAATTAAAAACCCTGCACAAAAATTTTGATAATATTATTAATTCACAGGTTAATAATTTTTTGAAAGATAAAATTACGTTTTCTGCTGGTATAGTTATAGCGCATTATAAAACCCCATTAAATGTTGTAATAGATGAATGTCGTAAGCTAGAAAAAGATGCAAAGAATATTTCCAGTGAAAAAAATGCATTTGCAATTTCTGTTATGAAGCATTCTGGAGAGATTATTAAGACAATCTATAATTGGCATAGAGATAACATTTTTGTTTTAGACCATTTTAATTTATTATCAAAGATTCTTAATTCAAATGAAATATCTAACAGCTTTATTAAGAATTTCCAGATAGAATTTTCAGAAGCTATTCATAAAAAAGAAAAAGTTCACGATAAAATGATTTTGACGGAACTGGAGAGATTAATAAAAAATTCAAAAGCTGCAAAAGAAAAAAAGGATGAGATAATTCAAAAAGTAATTGATAATGTTTTTGGATTATATTATTCAAGTACATCACTGAAAAATTTCGTATCCGCACTTAATATAATTGACTTCATCGCAAAGTATTTAAATGGAGGCAGTAATGAAAATAAAAATTGA
- the cmr1 gene encoding type III-B CRISPR module RAMP protein Cmr1, with protein MIERIYNCKVITPMFLGGANNKEAELRAPSFKGVLRYWWRAMHGNLSIEQLHQNDIKIFGGSNNDNQMKSKVIIRIEQNNIECRRENFPLHNKEVEVKGKYINMNILNYLCFGIVEPRNGISRKYICPDSSFKLIFNYDNLSDKQITEIENALLLASIVGGLGSKCRNGFGKFKINDYGLDNVEKVIEILNNLKTILPAKYTAISNNTKVFKLHQSCETWDKALANLGDIYHKVRTGLEGKHVFNKRQYISAPIIDNKKTMTYIERHAKPYFLSVFQNKDNQYEGYIFCIPYKYPDNLHKNLNNQAYNKVIEEFNNNLANEMETIL; from the coding sequence ATGATAGAAAGAATTTATAACTGTAAAGTAATTACACCTATGTTTTTAGGTGGAGCTAACAATAAAGAAGCAGAACTTAGAGCTCCTTCTTTTAAAGGAGTTTTGAGATATTGGTGGCGTGCTATGCATGGAAACTTATCCATCGAACAATTACATCAAAACGATATTAAAATTTTTGGTGGGAGTAATAATGACAATCAAATGAAAAGCAAAGTAATTATAAGAATTGAACAAAATAATATAGAGTGTCGAAGAGAAAATTTTCCGTTGCATAATAAAGAAGTAGAGGTTAAAGGTAAATACATAAATATGAACATATTGAATTATTTATGTTTTGGGATAGTTGAACCCAGAAATGGAATTTCAAGAAAATATATATGCCCAGATAGTTCCTTTAAACTAATTTTTAATTATGACAATTTATCAGATAAGCAAATTACAGAAATAGAAAATGCACTACTATTAGCTTCTATCGTTGGAGGGCTAGGCTCAAAGTGTAGAAATGGTTTTGGGAAGTTTAAGATTAATGATTATGGATTAGATAATGTAGAAAAAGTTATAGAAATATTGAATAATTTAAAAACTATATTACCAGCAAAATATACTGCGATATCTAATAATACAAAAGTATTTAAACTACATCAAAGTTGTGAAACATGGGATAAAGCATTAGCAAATTTAGGTGATATTTACCATAAAGTAAGAACAGGATTAGAAGGTAAACATGTATTTAATAAGCGACAGTATATTAGTGCTCCAATAATAGATAATAAAAAAACTATGACTTATATAGAACGCCATGCAAAACCATATTTCCTTTCTGTTTTTCAAAATAAAGATAATCAATATGAGGGTTATATTTTTTGCATACCATATAAATATCCAGATAACCTGCATAAAAATCTAAATAACCAAGCTTACAATAAAGTAATAGAAGAATTTAATAATAATCTTGCAAATGAAATGGAGACTATTTTATGA
- a CDS encoding cob(I)yrinic acid a,c-diamide adenosyltransferase, whose product MKIYTKKGDKGETYLLGGQKVWKDDRRIMAYGTVDELNSVLGISILECNSKELKDVLTGIQSELFNIGADLSLPVENKNSRISRIDENYVKKLEELIDKFDKKLPELKNFILPGGTKGAAYLHLARTVCRRAEREVVALMKDVEINPQIQVYLNRLSDLLFVLARYENNFSGIEDIKWNL is encoded by the coding sequence ATGAAAATATATACAAAAAAAGGGGATAAAGGGGAAACTTACTTATTAGGTGGACAAAAAGTTTGGAAAGATGACCGTAGAATTATGGCTTATGGCACAGTGGATGAATTAAATTCCGTTCTTGGAATTTCTATTCTGGAATGTAATTCAAAGGAACTAAAAGATGTTTTAACTGGTATACAGTCCGAACTTTTTAATATTGGAGCGGATTTATCATTACCAGTTGAAAATAAGAATTCTAGGATATCTCGTATAGATGAAAATTATGTTAAGAAACTTGAAGAATTAATTGATAAATTTGACAAAAAGCTACCAGAACTAAAAAATTTCATTTTACCGGGTGGAACAAAAGGAGCGGCATATTTACATTTAGCAAGAACTGTTTGCAGGAGAGCTGAAAGAGAAGTTGTAGCACTGATGAAAGATGTAGAAATTAATCCTCAAATACAAGTATATTTAAATAGGCTTTCAGATTTATTATTTGTTCTTGCTCGTTATGAGAACAATTTTTCAGGAATTGAAGATATAAAATGGAATCTTTGA
- a CDS encoding YgfZ/GcvT domain-containing protein: MKEVLTSKFPNCIYENSTLKIVNNCKDEYYSLRYGVALRIYNPVIIQMIGKDSLEFLHRVSTNDFKNLQPFQKKNTLFLNEKGRLIDRTTLLNLENKYFLIGLRDETNKLINWINKYIITEEIEINNISNEYLLIDVIGPQAESFLTLIVGEKLNELKDENFLDISESNLNFRIFLQKEKYDLRIYKILIGINYLSDFIDYVLDNKSIFDLNFVGEDSYNIFRVEMGLPDVTEINLNFNPHEIDLINEISFTKGCYIGQEVIARLDTYNKVQRKLCGIILNNDNCEFTIPAEIQNENGEDIGFITTTVNSELLKKKIGLAVIRKNYLEKNNCAALINNKKINFTITELPFSK; this comes from the coding sequence ATGAAAGAAGTTCTAACGAGTAAATTTCCAAATTGCATTTATGAAAATTCAACATTGAAAATTGTTAATAATTGTAAAGATGAATATTATTCACTTCGATATGGTGTAGCTCTTAGAATTTATAATCCAGTTATAATTCAAATGATAGGAAAAGATTCACTTGAATTTCTTCATAGAGTATCTACTAATGATTTTAAAAATCTTCAACCATTTCAAAAAAAGAATACACTCTTCTTAAATGAAAAGGGGAGATTAATTGATAGAACAACTTTATTAAACCTTGAGAATAAATATTTTCTTATTGGTCTGCGTGATGAAACAAATAAGTTAATTAACTGGATTAATAAATACATTATTACGGAAGAAATAGAGATAAATAATATTTCTAATGAATATTTACTGATAGATGTAATTGGTCCTCAGGCAGAATCATTCTTAACTTTAATTGTCGGTGAAAAACTAAATGAATTAAAAGATGAAAACTTTCTTGATATATCTGAAAGTAATTTAAATTTTCGAATTTTCTTACAAAAAGAAAAATATGATTTAAGAATTTACAAAATATTAATAGGCATAAATTATTTGAGTGATTTTATTGATTATGTTTTAGATAACAAAAGTATTTTCGATCTTAATTTTGTTGGTGAAGATTCATATAATATCTTTAGAGTTGAAATGGGTTTGCCAGATGTTACTGAAATTAATCTAAATTTCAATCCACATGAAATTGATTTAATTAATGAAATTAGTTTTACTAAAGGATGTTATATCGGTCAGGAAGTTATTGCACGACTCGATACTTATAATAAAGTTCAGCGAAAGCTTTGTGGAATTATACTTAATAACGATAATTGTGAATTTACAATTCCTGCAGAAATCCAGAACGAAAATGGAGAAGATATTGGATTCATTACAACCACCGTTAATTCAGAACTATTAAAGAAAAAAATTGGTTTGGCTGTTATAAGGAAAAATTATTTAGAAAAGAATAATTGCGCAGCTCTTATAAATAATAAAAAGATTAATTTTACAATAACTGAATTGCCATTTTCAAAATGA
- a CDS encoding dipeptidase → MESVINYINSNLHNYINELIEYLKIPSISTLESHKEDVNKCAEFIANKLKDAGMTRVEIFQTEKHPIVYGEWLGAQNKPTVLIYGHYDVQPVDPLELWKSPPFEPVIEDGKIWARGANDNKGQHFVHVKSVESFFKTHGSLPLNVKFIIEGEEEIGSDSLYSFIKNNKELLKCDAVLISDTSMYDKNVPTISYGLRGLLYTEIEVTGPKADLHSGTFGGAVANPINELAKIISKLHDKNGKVTIPNFYKDVLKLSKEEKENFNRLKFSDKKFAKELGVKELQGEKGFSTLERLWVRPTLDCNGIVGGFTEKGAKTVLPSKAIAKVSMRLVPNQNPHKIFKEFSNYVKSLAPKSVKVDVRMLHYGYPVITPLNSKAIEAASKAVSKAFGKKTVFTREGGSIPIVVEFMKHLKAPAVLMGLGLDTDNIHSPNEHFHIENFEKGILSSVYFIDEFSKV, encoded by the coding sequence ATGGAATCAGTAATAAACTATATAAACAGTAATCTTCACAATTATATTAATGAGTTAATAGAATACTTAAAAATACCGAGTATAAGTACATTAGAATCTCATAAAGAAGATGTAAATAAATGTGCAGAGTTTATAGCAAATAAATTAAAAGATGCTGGAATGACACGGGTTGAAATATTTCAAACAGAGAAACATCCCATTGTCTATGGCGAATGGTTAGGAGCTCAAAATAAACCTACGGTTTTAATCTATGGACATTATGATGTTCAACCTGTAGATCCTTTAGAACTATGGAAATCGCCACCGTTTGAACCTGTAATTGAAGATGGAAAAATATGGGCTCGTGGAGCTAATGACAATAAAGGTCAACATTTTGTACATGTAAAAAGCGTGGAATCATTTTTCAAAACTCATGGATCATTACCATTAAATGTAAAATTTATTATAGAAGGCGAAGAAGAAATTGGGAGTGACAGTTTATATTCATTTATTAAAAATAATAAAGAATTACTTAAATGTGATGCAGTATTAATTTCAGATACAAGTATGTATGATAAAAATGTTCCTACTATATCTTATGGATTACGTGGTTTATTATATACAGAAATTGAAGTAACAGGTCCAAAAGCTGATTTGCATTCAGGTACTTTTGGTGGTGCAGTAGCTAATCCAATTAATGAGCTGGCTAAAATAATTTCTAAACTTCACGATAAAAATGGTAAAGTTACAATCCCAAATTTTTATAAAGATGTATTGAAACTAAGTAAGGAAGAGAAAGAAAATTTTAATAGACTAAAATTTTCTGATAAAAAATTTGCAAAAGAACTTGGTGTTAAAGAACTTCAGGGGGAGAAAGGATTTTCAACTTTAGAACGTTTATGGGTTCGTCCAACTCTTGATTGTAATGGTATTGTAGGTGGTTTTACAGAAAAAGGCGCTAAAACAGTACTGCCTTCTAAAGCAATTGCAAAAGTAAGTATGAGATTGGTGCCTAATCAAAATCCACACAAAATATTTAAAGAATTCAGCAATTATGTTAAAAGTCTGGCTCCAAAAAGTGTTAAAGTTGATGTTAGAATGTTACATTATGGATATCCTGTAATCACTCCGTTAAATAGTAAAGCTATCGAAGCAGCTTCAAAAGCGGTTTCAAAAGCATTTGGTAAAAAAACTGTTTTTACTCGAGAAGGTGGTTCAATACCAATAGTTGTAGAATTTATGAAACATCTTAAAGCACCAGCAGTTTTAATGGGATTAGGTCTTGATACAGATAATATTCATTCCCCGAATGAACATTTTCATATAGAAAATTTTGAAAAAGGAATTTTAAGCTCTGTATATTTTATTGATGAGTTTTCTAAAGTGTAA
- a CDS encoding LptF/LptG family permease, with protein MILIKYILRNHFAPFIFSVLTLIAIFILQFLMKFADRLVGKGLSTWVIIKLIAYNLAWMVVLVIPMSVLVAVLMAFGNMSQNNEITILKATGISLYKMMLPPFISSIVIAILLVYFNNHIYPDANHAARILMEDISRQKPTLSLVPGVFSQDVPNYSILARKVDTQKNELEELTIYDYSNLPKVNIVTASKGKIYLSRNQKKLIMDLINGEIHEADNSNPLEYRRLRFQHHKIAMPADQFTFEQSTPGGPRGDRELGAQDMLKIVDSLEVIFDKTQQNLNKKISQLAGNNLITTKSFLEDNLFSKYLYVRVNQRIKADESSILNVLYSIDYYKKEINRYWVEIHKKYSIPFACLVFVLIGAPLGTMTRKGGFGMAAGISLVFFLIYWAFLIGGEKLADRGLLSPFWGMWSANILLGILGIILTVKSAREKITLDFSFLTKYIPKSWLKPEEEYENN; from the coding sequence ATGATATTAATAAAATACATCCTTAGAAACCACTTTGCACCTTTCATATTTTCTGTTTTGACTCTTATAGCAATTTTTATTTTGCAATTTCTAATGAAATTTGCCGATAGATTGGTTGGTAAAGGTTTAAGCACCTGGGTAATAATTAAACTTATTGCTTACAACCTTGCATGGATGGTTGTACTTGTAATCCCAATGTCTGTACTTGTTGCTGTTCTAATGGCTTTCGGAAATATGTCTCAAAACAACGAGATTACCATTCTCAAAGCAACAGGAATAAGTTTATATAAAATGATGCTACCACCATTTATCTCAAGTATAGTTATTGCAATACTTTTAGTTTATTTTAATAATCATATTTACCCCGATGCAAATCATGCAGCAAGAATTTTAATGGAAGATATATCGCGACAAAAACCAACTTTATCTTTAGTACCCGGTGTATTCTCACAAGATGTACCGAATTATTCTATTCTTGCAAGAAAAGTTGATACTCAAAAAAATGAATTGGAAGAATTAACTATTTATGATTACTCAAATTTACCTAAAGTAAATATTGTCACAGCATCAAAAGGGAAAATTTATTTATCAAGGAATCAAAAAAAACTAATTATGGATTTGATTAATGGTGAAATTCATGAAGCAGATAATTCAAATCCATTAGAATATAGAAGATTAAGATTTCAGCATCATAAAATTGCAATGCCAGCAGATCAATTTACATTTGAGCAATCAACTCCGGGAGGACCGCGAGGTGACAGAGAATTAGGTGCACAAGATATGCTAAAAATTGTTGATAGTCTCGAAGTAATCTTTGATAAAACCCAACAGAATCTAAATAAAAAAATTTCTCAATTAGCTGGTAATAATCTTATAACAACTAAATCTTTTCTTGAAGATAATCTTTTTTCAAAATATTTATATGTGCGGGTAAATCAGAGAATAAAAGCTGATGAAAGTTCCATATTAAATGTTTTATATAGCATTGATTATTATAAAAAAGAAATTAATCGTTATTGGGTTGAGATTCATAAAAAGTATTCTATTCCATTTGCATGTTTAGTGTTTGTTTTAATTGGAGCTCCACTTGGAACAATGACAAGAAAGGGTGGATTTGGAATGGCAGCTGGAATAAGTTTGGTTTTCTTTTTAATCTACTGGGCATTTCTTATTGGAGGAGAAAAATTAGCTGACAGAGGTTTACTTTCACCATTCTGGGGAATGTGGAGTGCAAATATCTTATTGGGTATTCTTGGAATTATCTTGACAGTAAAAAGTGCACGAGAAAAAATCACTTTGGACTTCTCTTTCCTAACTAAATATATTCCAAAATCATGGTTAAAACCAGAAGAAGAATATGAAAATAATTGA